Proteins encoded together in one Triticum dicoccoides isolate Atlit2015 ecotype Zavitan chromosome 7B, WEW_v2.0, whole genome shotgun sequence window:
- the LOC119340795 gene encoding histone H3.2, with the protein MARTKQTARKSTGGKAPRKQLATKAARKSAPATGGVKKPHRFRPGTVALREIRKYQKSTELLIRKLPFQRLVREIAQDFKTDLRFQSSAVSALQEAAEAYLVGLFEDTNLCAIHAKRVTIMPKDIQLARRIRGERA; encoded by the coding sequence ATGGCCCGCACGAAGCAGACGGCCCGCAAGTCCACCGGCGGCAAGGCGCCGAGGAAGCAGCTCGCCACCAAGGCTGCTCGCAAGTCGGCGCCGGCGACCGGCGGCGTGAAGAAGCCCCACCGCTTCAGGCCGGGAACCGTCGCCCTCCGTGAGATCCGCAAGTACCAGAAGAGCACGGAGCTGCTCATCCGCAAGCTCCCCTTCCAGCGCCTGGTGCGGGAGATCGCCCAGGACTTCAAGACCGACCTCCGCTTCCAGTCCTCCGCCGTCTCCGCGCTCCAGGAGGCCGCTGAGGCGTACCTCGTCGGTCTCTTCGAGGACACCAACCTGTGCGCCATCCACGCCAAGCGCGTCACcatcatgcccaaggacatccagCTCGCCCGCCGCATCCGCGGGGAGCGCGCCTAG